From Acipenser ruthenus chromosome 2, fAciRut3.2 maternal haplotype, whole genome shotgun sequence, a single genomic window includes:
- the LOC117963044 gene encoding homeobox protein not2-like gives MLQNPVLRTDFLKTVSSHHLTKPTPSFVHREELGSIIPAKVSFSIDSILTKPESERRCSPFPEPPSLKHSSLGWQSRPAAIPYPFSLGYLPYQAGLLYATEQHYQQEEVQKRCAYSYPGCFQRGLQTFSLDSVSWRAGSSKMKRVRTVFTPEQLDRLEREFLKQQYMVGTERVDLAQTLNLSETQVKVWFQNRRIKWRKQSHEKKKVKMAHLGATLPDLHLESEEVAEEEEEEDEDDMIEVV, from the exons ATGCTGCAGAACCCTGTATTGAGaactgactttttaaaaacagtcTCCAGCCACCACTTGACAAAGCCCACCCCCAGCTTTGTGCACCGAGAGGAACTCGGCTCCATCATACCTGCCAAGGTTTCCTTCAGTATCGACTCCATTCTGACTAAACCGGAGTCTGAGCGGCGGTGCAGTCCTTTCCCAGAGCCCCCCTCTCTCAAGCACAGCAGCCTGGGCTGGCAGAGCAGGCCGGCCGCCATCCCTTACCCATTTTCTCTCGGATACCTGCCTTACCAGGCAGGGCTTCTTTACGCTACTGAGCAGCACTACCAGCAAGAGGAGGTGCAGAAAAGATGCGCGTACTCATATCCCGGCTGCTTTCAAAGAG GTTTGCAGACTTTCAGCCTCGATTCTGTTTCATGGAGAGCAGGCTCGTCCAAGATGAAACGTGTGCGCACCGTATTCACCCCGGAACAGCTGGACCGTCTTGAGAGGGAGTTTCTCAAGCAGCAGTACATGGTGGGCACCGAGCGGGTTGATCTAGCGCAGACCCTCAACCTCTCAGAAACTCAG GTGAAAGTGTGGTTTCAGAACAGAAGGATCAAGTGGAGGAAGCAGAGCCATGagaaaaagaaagtgaaaatgGCACATCTTGGAGCCACTCTGCCCGACTTACACCTCGAATCAGAAGAGGTGgcagaggaggaagaagaggaggatgaAGATGACATGATTGAAGTTGTGTGA